A genomic stretch from Bordetella sp. N includes:
- a CDS encoding tripartite tricarboxylate transporter substrate binding protein produces MGSAACDIAAAKHLECQTKTTSSISKGITMTINRLAALLLTGAALCVAHPSHADNAAAWPDKPVRIIVPFAAGGSTDIVARKVAQRLGQLTGQPFVVENKPGAGGTLGAAYAKNLPADGYSLFLGTVSTQSVAPFLYKTLPYDPLKDFRGLAMIASVPNVVVINKNLGIHDLKQMVEAARKKPGGLTYGSSGLGSSNHLATEALRATLDIPATHVPYRGSGPALTDTMAGHVDFMLDVAMTSMPYVERGDLNAVAVTSKQRLAVLPKVPTVAEQGYPEFEAVGWFGLFTPAQTPDTTARKIAGLLHQVLVDKEMVDYFAAQGATASGVTLKEFDDVVAADRAQWGKVAQLAKIQPE; encoded by the coding sequence ATGGGATCCGCCGCATGCGACATCGCGGCGGCCAAGCATCTCGAATGCCAGACGAAGACCACTTCGTCCATATCCAAGGGGATCACCATGACCATCAATCGCTTGGCAGCACTGCTGCTGACCGGCGCCGCGCTGTGCGTCGCACACCCAAGCCACGCGGACAACGCCGCCGCCTGGCCCGACAAACCCGTACGCATCATCGTGCCCTTCGCGGCCGGCGGCTCGACCGATATCGTCGCCCGCAAGGTCGCGCAGCGCCTGGGCCAGCTGACGGGCCAACCCTTCGTCGTCGAAAACAAACCCGGCGCGGGCGGTACCCTGGGCGCGGCCTACGCGAAAAACCTGCCGGCCGACGGCTACTCCCTGTTCCTGGGAACGGTCAGCACCCAGTCGGTGGCCCCCTTCCTCTACAAGACGCTGCCCTATGACCCGCTGAAGGACTTCCGCGGCCTGGCCATGATCGCCTCGGTACCCAACGTCGTGGTCATCAACAAGAACCTGGGCATCCACGATCTGAAACAGATGGTCGAAGCCGCCCGCAAGAAACCCGGCGGCCTGACCTATGGCTCCAGCGGCCTGGGCTCTTCCAACCACCTGGCCACCGAAGCGCTGCGCGCCACCCTGGACATCCCGGCCACCCACGTTCCTTACCGGGGCTCCGGCCCGGCGCTGACCGACACGATGGCCGGCCACGTCGACTTCATGCTGGACGTCGCCATGACCTCGATGCCCTACGTGGAACGCGGCGACCTGAACGCGGTCGCGGTCACCTCCAAGCAACGCCTGGCCGTCCTGCCCAAGGTGCCGACGGTGGCCGAACAGGGCTACCCCGAGTTCGAAGCAGTGGGCTGGTTCGGCCTGTTCACCCCCGCGCAAACCCCTGACACCACGGCGCGCAAGATCGCCGGGCTGCTCCACCAGGTCCTGGTCGACAAGGAAATGGTCGATTACTTCGCGGCACAGGGCGCGACCGCCAGCGGCGTCACGTTGAAGGAATTCGACGATGTCGTGGCCGCGGACCGCGCGCAATGGGGCAAGGTCGCCCAACTGGCCAAGATCCAACCCGAATAG
- a CDS encoding aspartate/glutamate racemase family protein, which produces MTDASNHFRPVVHGLTLGVLMLDTRFTRYPGEIGNAETWSVPLQFKIVKGATPARVIEDQGRGLLDPFVDAAQELIDLGVRGITTSCGFLALFQRELSARLSVPVATSSLLQVPMVERMLPAGKRVGILTVNQAALTPAHLTAVGVDTTTPILGMEEESLFRRVFTDRVPSSAADFPILQKEMVEAARDLVSRHPEVGAIVFECTNMPPFAAAVRAATGLPVFDVVGMLRWFIDAIQSGQR; this is translated from the coding sequence ATGACCGACGCCTCCAATCACTTCCGCCCCGTCGTCCACGGCCTTACGCTGGGCGTACTCATGCTGGACACCCGTTTCACCCGCTACCCCGGTGAAATCGGCAACGCCGAAACGTGGTCCGTGCCGCTGCAGTTCAAGATCGTAAAAGGCGCGACGCCGGCCCGCGTCATCGAAGACCAGGGCCGCGGCCTGCTCGATCCTTTCGTCGACGCCGCGCAGGAACTGATCGACCTGGGCGTCCGCGGCATCACCACCAGTTGCGGCTTTCTCGCCTTGTTCCAGCGCGAACTGAGCGCCCGCCTGTCCGTGCCGGTCGCGACCAGCTCGCTGCTGCAAGTGCCGATGGTCGAACGCATGCTGCCGGCCGGCAAGCGCGTGGGCATCCTCACCGTCAACCAGGCGGCCCTGACCCCCGCGCACCTGACTGCAGTCGGCGTCGACACGACGACGCCCATCCTCGGCATGGAAGAGGAAAGCCTGTTCCGCCGTGTGTTCACCGACCGCGTGCCGTCGTCAGCCGCCGATTTCCCCATCCTGCAAAAGGAAATGGTCGAAGCCGCCCGCGACCTGGTCAGCCGCCATCCCGAAGTGGGCGCCATCGTCTTCGAATGCACCAATATGCCGCCCTTCGCCGCGGCCGTCCGCGCGGCAACGGGCCTGCCGGTCTTTGACGTGGTCGGCATGCTGCGCTGGTTCATCGACGCAATCCAGTCCGGCCAACGCTAG
- a CDS encoding M81 family metallopeptidase produces the protein MPITSSGPRIAILGFAIESNRFAPVATRADFVSRAYLKGAALMDDARSEAPAMTPEIPAFVRDMDRSGAWTPVPILFANAESGGPVEHAFFVDTLAVFEAGLRAALPLDAVYICEHGAAITTESDDPDGEVFALVRGIVGPDVPVVATVDLHANVSDRMVDNVNTLISYRRNPHIDMAERGADAARVLRELMAGGKVAVAHIRLPVCAPPTQLLTAPGTGPYADMIASAEALLDDPRIVNISGVAGFVYGDTPKNGLTVIVTTRDDPAFARQTALDLALPAWQGRAAFSPELTSLEEAVALARQAGENARLPAVCLADVADNPGGGGRGNTPYLLQALLAAGAQGVIMGVITDAALCAEAHGLGVGAAFTARFNREETTLYSDAFAAPAKVLKLHQGQGVGRRGQLQGCRFDLGPSVLLEMDGIKVVVVSNRYQCHEPMFFEMFGLDIAQARTVVVKSRGHFRAAFDEFFKPEQIHNVDVPGLTSPVLARFDFQRLPRPTVPMDTMQDWSPQVRVLSHPKL, from the coding sequence ATGCCGATAACCTCCTCCGGGCCGCGCATCGCCATTCTCGGTTTTGCCATCGAGTCCAATCGCTTCGCGCCGGTCGCCACGCGCGCGGATTTCGTTTCCCGCGCCTACTTGAAGGGCGCGGCGCTGATGGACGACGCGCGCAGTGAAGCGCCGGCCATGACGCCTGAAATCCCCGCCTTTGTGCGGGACATGGACCGGTCCGGAGCCTGGACGCCGGTGCCCATCCTGTTCGCGAATGCGGAATCGGGCGGTCCGGTGGAGCATGCCTTCTTCGTGGATACGCTGGCGGTGTTCGAAGCGGGGCTGCGCGCGGCCCTGCCTTTGGACGCGGTGTACATCTGCGAGCACGGCGCGGCGATCACCACCGAATCCGACGACCCTGATGGCGAGGTCTTTGCCCTGGTCCGCGGCATCGTCGGCCCTGATGTGCCGGTGGTGGCCACGGTGGACCTGCACGCCAACGTGTCGGATCGCATGGTGGATAACGTCAACACCCTGATTTCCTACCGGCGCAATCCCCACATCGACATGGCGGAGCGCGGGGCCGATGCCGCGCGCGTGCTGCGTGAACTGATGGCGGGCGGCAAAGTGGCGGTCGCGCATATCCGCCTGCCGGTGTGCGCGCCGCCCACGCAGTTGCTGACGGCGCCTGGTACAGGGCCCTATGCCGACATGATCGCGTCGGCGGAAGCCTTGCTGGACGATCCCCGCATCGTCAATATTTCCGGCGTGGCGGGCTTCGTCTACGGCGACACACCCAAGAACGGGTTGACGGTGATCGTGACCACCCGCGACGATCCCGCCTTCGCCAGGCAGACCGCGCTCGATCTGGCGCTGCCCGCGTGGCAAGGCCGCGCGGCGTTCTCGCCTGAGCTGACCTCCCTGGAAGAAGCGGTCGCCCTGGCCAGGCAGGCGGGCGAGAACGCGCGACTGCCGGCGGTGTGCCTGGCCGACGTGGCCGACAACCCGGGCGGCGGTGGCCGGGGCAATACGCCGTATCTGCTGCAGGCTTTGCTGGCGGCGGGCGCCCAGGGGGTGATCATGGGTGTCATCACCGATGCGGCCTTGTGCGCCGAAGCGCATGGCCTGGGTGTCGGCGCCGCGTTCACGGCGCGCTTCAATCGGGAAGAGACCACCCTTTATTCGGATGCCTTCGCGGCGCCGGCCAAGGTGCTCAAGCTGCATCAGGGCCAGGGTGTGGGACGGCGTGGGCAGTTGCAGGGCTGCCGGTTCGACCTGGGACCGTCGGTGCTGCTGGAGATGGACGGCATCAAGGTCGTGGTGGTGTCCAATCGCTATCAGTGCCACGAGCCCATGTTCTTCGAGATGTTCGGCCTGGACATCGCCCAGGCCCGCACGGTCGTGGTGAAGTCGCGCGGGCATTTCCGTGCGGCGTTCGACGAGTTCTTCAAACCCGAGCAGATCCATAACGTCGATGTGCCCGGGCTGACCTCGCCCGTGCTCGCACGCTTCGACTTTCAGCGCTTGCCGCGGCCGACCGTGCCCATGGACACCATGCAGGATTGGTCGCCCCAGGTGCGCGTACTGTCGCATCCCAAACTTTAG
- a CDS encoding transporter substrate-binding domain-containing protein, with protein MITRRSFVSATCAFGLGSMISMPAFAQNESTMERIKRTKVLRTGFIAGAAPYYVKSVATGQWQGFCVDFANQLAESLGVKLQAIDTTWGNAVLDLQSNKIDCMFGLAPTEQRKKTVGFTDPLFQNTFTLVAKKGFDPKTWDDVNKPEVRLSVDQGSNQDTFATQSLTKATLNRFETSGDATLALQTGRVDAQVLVILLAVTVLSKARQLGHLVIPTPAATAPTSIGVQKEPDQAFTEYVNKWLNAERSKGLIKQTIVDNMQKLAGVDPALFPKEATF; from the coding sequence GTGATTACACGCAGAAGTTTTGTATCGGCCACGTGCGCGTTCGGCCTCGGTTCGATGATTTCCATGCCGGCCTTTGCCCAGAATGAATCGACCATGGAGCGCATCAAGCGCACCAAGGTATTGCGCACCGGCTTCATCGCGGGCGCCGCCCCTTACTACGTCAAGTCCGTGGCCACCGGCCAATGGCAAGGGTTCTGCGTGGACTTCGCCAATCAGCTGGCCGAGTCCCTTGGCGTCAAGCTGCAGGCCATCGACACCACGTGGGGCAATGCTGTGCTGGACCTGCAATCGAACAAGATCGACTGCATGTTCGGCCTGGCCCCCACCGAGCAACGCAAGAAAACCGTCGGTTTCACCGACCCGCTGTTCCAGAATACCTTCACCCTGGTCGCGAAGAAGGGCTTCGATCCCAAGACCTGGGATGACGTCAACAAGCCCGAAGTGCGTCTGTCGGTGGACCAGGGTTCGAATCAGGACACCTTCGCCACCCAATCGCTGACCAAGGCGACGCTGAACCGCTTCGAAACATCGGGCGACGCCACCCTGGCGCTGCAGACCGGCCGCGTGGACGCGCAGGTGCTGGTGATCCTGCTGGCCGTGACCGTGCTGTCGAAGGCCCGCCAACTGGGCCATCTGGTGATTCCGACCCCGGCCGCGACCGCCCCCACGTCGATCGGGGTGCAGAAGGAGCCCGACCAGGCCTTCACCGAATATGTGAACAAGTGGCTCAACGCGGAACGGTCCAAGGGTCTCATCAAGCAGACCATCGTTGACAACATGCAGAAGCTGGCAGGTGTCGATCCCGCGCTGTTCCCCAAGGAAGCCACGTTTTAA
- a CDS encoding 2Fe-2S iron-sulfur cluster-binding protein, translating into MSHFYWNKTAIPFRDGETLALALRRAEVKDFGPAAGGQQGRYFCGIGQCQGCLVSVDGAAAVESCLTQAQSGAVVTPGAF; encoded by the coding sequence ATGAGCCACTTTTACTGGAACAAGACTGCCATTCCCTTCCGCGATGGCGAAACGCTGGCGCTGGCGCTGCGGCGCGCCGAGGTCAAGGACTTCGGACCGGCCGCCGGCGGGCAGCAAGGGCGCTACTTCTGCGGAATCGGTCAATGCCAGGGCTGCCTGGTGTCGGTCGACGGCGCGGCCGCGGTGGAGTCCTGTCTGACACAAGCCCAGTCCGGCGCGGTGGTCACGCCAGGCGCGTTTTAA
- a CDS encoding fumarylacetoacetate hydrolase family protein — protein MHTLTPENTLPADGVNGTLVGRAWVPGAIAGPSPVVLRGDGVYDLSATFATLSDLLDTADVVQAVRGAQGRLIGDVASVLANTRVDASPAQPYFLAPADLQVIKAAGVTFASSMIERVIEEQAKGDPARAESVRRTVVDAIGSDLRAVKPGSPEAAQLKAVLLAQGLWSQYLEVGIGPDAEVFTKAPVMAAVGTGSAVGIHPKSEWNNPEPEVVLAVTRQGAIVGATLGNDVNLRDFEGRSALLLSKAKDNNASCAVGPFIRLFDETFGLDDVRRCELTLRVEGDEGYVLSGASSMGQISRDPADLVVQTLNRNHQYPDGFLLFLGTLFAPTEDRDHPGGGFTHKVGDTVAIATPKLGTLRNVVTHSDAAPPWQFGLGALMRNLAARGLLS, from the coding sequence ATGCACACACTGACTCCAGAAAATACCCTGCCGGCGGACGGCGTCAACGGAACGCTGGTGGGCCGTGCATGGGTGCCGGGCGCGATTGCCGGGCCGTCGCCGGTCGTGTTGCGCGGGGACGGGGTGTACGACCTGTCTGCCACCTTCGCCACCTTGAGCGATCTGCTCGATACGGCGGACGTGGTGCAAGCCGTGCGCGGCGCGCAGGGCCGTCTGATCGGCGACGTCGCCAGCGTGCTGGCGAACACGCGCGTGGACGCCAGTCCCGCGCAGCCCTATTTCCTGGCGCCGGCGGATCTGCAGGTCATCAAGGCCGCAGGCGTCACGTTCGCATCGAGCATGATCGAGCGCGTCATCGAGGAGCAGGCCAAGGGCGACCCCGCGCGCGCCGAGAGCGTGCGGCGCACGGTGGTCGATGCGATAGGTTCGGACCTGCGCGCCGTCAAGCCGGGATCGCCGGAAGCGGCGCAGCTGAAGGCGGTGCTGCTGGCCCAGGGTTTGTGGTCGCAATATCTGGAAGTCGGCATCGGCCCCGATGCCGAGGTCTTTACCAAGGCGCCGGTGATGGCGGCGGTGGGGACGGGCAGCGCGGTAGGTATTCATCCCAAATCCGAGTGGAACAATCCCGAACCCGAGGTCGTCCTGGCCGTCACGCGGCAAGGCGCCATCGTGGGGGCCACCTTGGGGAATGACGTCAACCTGCGCGACTTCGAAGGCCGCAGCGCGTTGTTGCTCAGCAAGGCCAAGGATAACAACGCATCATGCGCGGTGGGCCCCTTCATACGTTTATTCGACGAGACGTTCGGCCTGGACGACGTGCGCCGTTGCGAGTTGACCCTGCGGGTCGAGGGCGACGAGGGCTATGTGTTGAGCGGCGCCAGTTCGATGGGGCAGATCAGCCGGGATCCCGCGGATCTGGTCGTCCAGACGCTCAACCGCAACCATCAGTATCCCGACGGCTTCCTGCTGTTCCTGGGCACCCTGTTCGCGCCGACCGAGGACCGCGACCATCCGGGCGGCGGCTTCACGCATAAGGTAGGCGATACCGTCGCCATCGCCACGCCCAAGTTGGGGACCTTGCGCAACGTCGTGACCCATAGCGATGCCGCGCCGCCGTGGCAGTTCGGGCTTGGCGCCTTGATGCGCAATCTGGCGGCGCGCGGGCTCTTGTCCTAG
- a CDS encoding FAD-binding oxidoreductase, which produces MNAGGVPGAASSHVLIVGAGIVGASAAYFLRQAGCAVTVLDASTPAAGASGASDGLVSVGSKKPGFLMNIARNARDLYVELTADGLLAGLFQQRPTFLFARNEDEAALMALHGQDLASAGVRVESLTGPEFVRCIPGASPGIVGALAVPEDGHALGYQIVDRMLKRSGAQVVRQAAVRRLSVQQGRVTGVETDAGTFSGDAVLIAAGLGSTALAGLGEILVPRKGQIIITDRAADGVPAFAGPLMSAAYLAAKRNVDASRRHPVSLVIDPLNTGQLLIGGTREEGLGDRETTVQHVSTILREALDAYPPLERRRVIRTFSGVRTASVDGLPIVGWHPAVDGLAIATGFEGDGICLGPLMGKLAAEIVLGLPGSLDIAALAPGRFTTGEGR; this is translated from the coding sequence ATGAATGCAGGGGGAGTGCCCGGCGCGGCAAGTTCGCACGTCCTGATCGTGGGCGCGGGAATCGTCGGGGCATCGGCTGCCTATTTCTTGCGGCAGGCAGGGTGCGCGGTGACGGTGCTGGACGCCAGCACGCCCGCGGCGGGGGCGTCCGGGGCGTCGGACGGGCTGGTGTCGGTGGGCAGCAAGAAGCCCGGGTTCCTGATGAACATCGCCCGCAATGCGCGCGATCTCTACGTCGAGTTGACGGCTGACGGGCTGCTGGCCGGGCTGTTCCAGCAACGCCCCACTTTTTTGTTCGCACGCAATGAAGACGAGGCGGCGTTGATGGCCCTGCACGGGCAGGATCTGGCCAGCGCCGGCGTGCGGGTGGAAAGCTTGACCGGTCCGGAGTTCGTCCGCTGTATTCCCGGGGCTTCGCCCGGCATCGTCGGTGCTCTGGCCGTGCCGGAAGATGGGCACGCCCTGGGCTATCAGATCGTCGACCGGATGCTCAAGCGTTCGGGCGCGCAGGTGGTGCGCCAGGCGGCCGTGCGCCGGCTCTCGGTGCAGCAAGGGCGCGTGACCGGTGTTGAAACCGATGCGGGCACGTTTTCCGGGGATGCGGTGCTGATCGCGGCCGGGCTGGGGTCGACCGCCTTGGCCGGCCTTGGCGAAATCCTGGTGCCCCGCAAAGGGCAGATCATCATCACGGACCGGGCGGCGGATGGCGTTCCCGCCTTCGCCGGGCCCTTGATGTCGGCGGCATACCTGGCCGCCAAGCGCAATGTCGATGCGTCCAGGCGTCATCCCGTCAGCCTGGTGATCGATCCTTTGAACACTGGGCAACTGCTAATCGGTGGCACGCGGGAAGAAGGGCTGGGCGACCGGGAAACCACGGTGCAGCACGTTTCCACCATCCTGCGCGAGGCGCTGGACGCCTATCCCCCGCTGGAGCGGCGCCGGGTGATACGCACGTTCTCCGGCGTGCGGACGGCCAGCGTGGATGGCCTGCCCATCGTGGGCTGGCACCCGGCTGTCGACGGCCTGGCCATCGCCACCGGATTCGAGGGCGATGGCATCTGCCTGGGACCCTTGATGGGCAAGCTGGCCGCGGAGATCGTCCTGGGGCTGCCCGGCAGCCTCGACATCGCGGCGCTGGCGCCGGGGCGCTTCACGACGGGGGAAGGACGATGA
- a CDS encoding FAD-dependent oxidoreductase has product MMSTPYDLLIVGAGPAGVSAAVEAATRGARVLLVEQRPHAGGAIHRAAYDGGPCAVPMPARHKKNWATLQRELAALADRIRLLTSAVFLGIDGAGVCMIDSRAEGRVKLVRPRAVIFAIGATERVPHVSGWELPGVVTAGGLQVQMKESGQAPQGRILIAGNGPLPLALGAQLAALGNPPVAILEAGAPWRKLWTSPGALIGLAAGPRQLLEAAGYFRRLRADGVPYRTGTAVTAVSATGIAASAATAAASAVVAVGTAGAGAAGLRVRTRDRRGETLDYEVDLLVLHGGLVRNERGIPAADMHGIVIARAGDCNQVLGADAALTEGRRVAALVMGRLEGQSDQSAQAGQRGQPGQLGQPRQAAQPARPAGREPAPAKAAAAFQASIWRLFAADPPAEATETSSADTVICRCEGVTRRALADKDLHSPREIRLVGRVGMGLCQGRFCAHAAAMAADTETDSAAGSDEITLAEIDGPIPRWPIRPVSVKALANADDLT; this is encoded by the coding sequence ATGATGTCTACGCCTTATGACCTGCTGATCGTGGGCGCCGGCCCGGCTGGCGTCAGCGCGGCGGTGGAAGCCGCGACACGCGGCGCGCGCGTGCTGCTGGTCGAACAGCGTCCGCATGCCGGCGGCGCCATCCACCGCGCCGCCTACGACGGCGGCCCCTGCGCGGTGCCCATGCCCGCGCGGCACAAGAAGAACTGGGCCACCCTACAACGCGAGTTGGCGGCCCTGGCCGACCGTATCCGTCTGCTGACGTCGGCGGTATTCCTGGGCATCGACGGCGCTGGCGTCTGCATGATCGACAGCCGCGCGGAGGGCCGGGTGAAGCTGGTCAGGCCCCGGGCCGTGATTTTCGCGATCGGCGCGACGGAGCGGGTGCCGCATGTGTCGGGCTGGGAGCTGCCCGGTGTCGTGACGGCGGGGGGCCTGCAAGTCCAGATGAAGGAAAGCGGCCAGGCGCCGCAGGGCCGCATTCTGATCGCTGGCAATGGGCCTTTGCCCCTGGCCCTGGGCGCGCAGCTGGCCGCCTTGGGTAATCCACCGGTGGCGATACTGGAAGCCGGCGCGCCCTGGCGCAAACTGTGGACAAGTCCCGGGGCGCTGATCGGCCTGGCCGCCGGGCCCAGGCAATTGCTGGAAGCCGCCGGCTATTTCCGCCGCCTGCGGGCGGATGGCGTGCCGTACCGCACCGGGACAGCCGTTACCGCTGTCAGCGCGACGGGTATCGCCGCCAGCGCGGCGACGGCGGCCGCGAGCGCGGTGGTGGCCGTCGGCACGGCGGGCGCAGGGGCTGCGGGCCTGCGGGTGCGGACGCGCGATCGTCGCGGGGAGACCCTCGACTACGAAGTCGACCTGCTCGTGCTCCACGGAGGGCTCGTGCGCAACGAGCGTGGCATCCCGGCCGCGGACATGCACGGGATCGTGATCGCCAGGGCTGGCGACTGCAATCAGGTCCTGGGCGCGGACGCTGCTCTGACCGAAGGTCGCCGCGTCGCGGCTCTGGTAATGGGTCGCCTGGAAGGGCAGTCGGACCAGTCGGCACAGGCGGGCCAGCGGGGGCAACCGGGTCAGCTGGGCCAGCCGCGGCAAGCGGCACAGCCTGCTCGGCCCGCAGGGCGCGAGCCAGCGCCCGCCAAAGCCGCGGCGGCGTTTCAGGCGTCGATCTGGCGCTTGTTCGCCGCGGACCCGCCGGCCGAGGCCACGGAAACTTCCTCCGCCGATACCGTCATCTGCCGCTGCGAAGGCGTCACGCGCCGCGCGTTGGCGGACAAGGACCTGCATTCGCCCCGTGAAATCCGGCTGGTCGGCCGCGTCGGCATGGGTCTCTGCCAAGGCCGCTTCTGCGCCCACGCGGCCGCCATGGCAGCCGACACCGAGACGGACAGCGCCGCCGGCAGTGACGAAATCACTCTCGCGGAAATCGACGGCCCCATCCCCCGCTGGCCGATCCGGCCGGTATCCGTCAAAGCATTGGCCAATGCCGACGACCTGACCTGA
- a CDS encoding GAF domain-containing protein yields MTATGFFIPSDLEAVAAALARPRAAGQADPLLQALDGIAQREMGHRLFTALRYDMAAGLAHRLYSSTPAVYPASGSKQIGNAPALREMVATGQPRLAANADAVRRDFLDADAIFALGCASVLNIPVYGQGRLLGQINLLHDADHYQPGHIEFGKYLAALAAPAFMIDAG; encoded by the coding sequence ATGACGGCAACCGGCTTTTTTATCCCATCCGACCTGGAAGCCGTTGCCGCGGCACTGGCCCGGCCGCGGGCTGCCGGCCAGGCGGATCCCTTGCTGCAAGCGCTGGACGGCATCGCCCAGCGCGAAATGGGCCACCGCCTGTTCACCGCCCTGCGCTATGACATGGCCGCGGGACTGGCGCATCGCCTTTACAGCAGCACGCCCGCCGTCTATCCGGCTAGCGGGTCGAAGCAGATCGGCAATGCGCCCGCGCTGCGAGAAATGGTGGCGACAGGTCAACCGCGCCTGGCGGCCAACGCGGATGCAGTGCGGCGCGACTTCCTCGACGCCGACGCCATCTTCGCGCTGGGTTGCGCCAGCGTGCTGAACATCCCCGTGTATGGGCAAGGACGCCTGTTGGGCCAGATCAATCTGTTGCATGACGCCGACCATTACCAGCCCGGCCACATCGAGTTCGGCAAATATCTGGCGGCACTGGCCGCGCCGGCCTTCATGATCGACGCCGGCTAA
- a CDS encoding tripartite tricarboxylate transporter substrate binding protein yields the protein MIQQKFTRALRHRQGLASFVAAGAVALATALVPCVSNAADAATWPDRPVTVIVPSAAGGGADVLTRVVVNHLARATHQSFVVENRPGAGGSIGMGQIKRAAHDGYTLGYGNLNTLAVNPSLFNNIPYDAAKDYAFIGPMFTLPNLLVVRADAPYKTVGDLVAAAQAKPGKMFWAAAGLGSSGHMAGELFKRMADINTSFVPYNGDPASLTDLVGGQLDYTFTNAPIAWPLVQSGKLRALAITSSTRAPAFPAIPTIDESGYKGYDNGAWGGLIFPAGTPKAIVDRASTILEEVMKSDAVKEDLAKAFATPTPGTQPDFVRFVAAEQKKWADVIAAAHIEKQN from the coding sequence ATGATTCAACAGAAATTCACGCGCGCGCTGCGCCACAGGCAGGGCCTCGCTTCCTTCGTCGCGGCGGGTGCCGTCGCGCTGGCCACCGCATTGGTGCCTTGCGTCAGTAACGCCGCGGACGCTGCAACGTGGCCCGATCGGCCCGTGACCGTCATCGTGCCTTCGGCGGCCGGCGGTGGAGCCGACGTGCTGACGCGCGTCGTGGTCAACCACCTGGCGCGGGCTACCCATCAATCCTTCGTCGTCGAGAACCGGCCCGGCGCGGGCGGTTCCATCGGCATGGGCCAGATCAAACGTGCCGCGCACGATGGCTACACCCTGGGCTACGGCAACTTGAACACCCTGGCGGTGAATCCTTCGCTGTTCAACAACATTCCGTACGATGCCGCCAAGGACTACGCCTTCATCGGGCCGATGTTCACCTTGCCTAACCTGTTGGTGGTGCGCGCGGATGCGCCCTACAAGACAGTGGGCGACCTGGTCGCCGCCGCTCAGGCCAAGCCGGGCAAGATGTTCTGGGCGGCGGCCGGTCTGGGCAGCAGCGGCCATATGGCCGGCGAGCTGTTCAAACGCATGGCCGACATCAATACGTCCTTCGTCCCGTATAACGGTGATCCGGCATCATTGACGGATCTCGTGGGCGGTCAGCTCGACTACACGTTCACCAACGCGCCTATCGCCTGGCCCCTGGTGCAATCCGGCAAGCTGCGCGCCCTGGCCATCACCAGCAGCACGCGGGCCCCGGCGTTCCCGGCGATTCCCACCATCGATGAATCCGGCTATAAGGGTTATGACAACGGTGCCTGGGGCGGGCTGATCTTTCCGGCCGGTACACCGAAAGCCATCGTCGACCGCGCCAGCACCATCCTGGAAGAAGTCATGAAGTCGGACGCCGTGAAGGAAGACCTGGCGAAGGCCTTCGCCACCCCCACGCCGGGCACCCAACCCGATTTCGTGCGCTTCGTCGCGGCCGAGCAGAAGAAATGGGCGGATGTGATCGCAGCCGCCCACATCGAGAAGCAGAACTGA